In a genomic window of Gloeocapsopsis dulcis:
- a CDS encoding RNA-guided endonuclease InsQ/TnpB family protein gives MIIYEFKLKGKQKQYHAIDEAIRTSQFIQNKCLRYWMDNEKVGRYDLNKYCAILADVSPFASELNSMARQSAAERAWSAIVRFYDNCKKKVKGKKGFPKFKKSCRSVEYKSTGWKLSETRKAITFSDKKGIGTLKLKGTYDLNSYNIKQIKRVRLVRRADGYYAQFAIDINVKVESQPTNQAVGINLGLKYFIANNKGNVEPSPQFYRKSEKQLNRANRKKSKKFSTQRKKAKQRQSNNYHRARNRYARKHLRVSRQRKEYCKRVAYSVIQSNDLVAYEDLNVKGLVRNRHLAKSISDAGWSTFRSWLEYFGHKYGKVTVAVPPHNTSQDCSNCGEEVKKSLSTRTHVCPRCGYAEDRDINAAINILRKGLSTVGHTGTYAWGDLPSWAVGASLLSNGESGNQESPSRRVRGVSS, from the coding sequence ATGATTATTTACGAGTTCAAGCTCAAGGGTAAACAAAAGCAGTATCACGCCATAGATGAGGCTATTCGTACCAGTCAATTCATTCAAAATAAATGCTTGCGCTACTGGATGGACAATGAGAAAGTTGGTAGGTATGACCTCAATAAATACTGTGCGATATTAGCGGATGTATCCCCTTTTGCCTCGGAACTTAACTCAATGGCTCGACAATCTGCTGCCGAACGTGCATGGTCGGCAATAGTGCGGTTTTATGACAACTGTAAGAAAAAAGTTAAGGGCAAAAAGGGGTTTCCCAAGTTTAAGAAAAGCTGCCGTTCAGTTGAATATAAATCAACTGGGTGGAAACTGTCTGAAACTAGAAAAGCCATAACTTTCTCAGATAAAAAAGGCATTGGAACCCTGAAATTAAAGGGAACTTACGACCTAAATTCCTACAACATCAAGCAAATCAAGCGTGTCCGACTAGTGCGTCGTGCCGATGGATACTATGCTCAATTTGCAATCGATATTAATGTTAAGGTAGAAAGCCAGCCCACTAATCAAGCAGTAGGCATTAACTTAGGATTGAAATATTTCATTGCTAATAACAAAGGCAATGTAGAACCTTCACCTCAGTTCTACCGCAAGTCAGAAAAACAGTTAAACCGCGCTAACCGCAAAAAGTCTAAAAAGTTTAGCACACAAAGGAAGAAAGCCAAACAAAGACAATCAAATAATTACCACAGAGCCAGAAATCGATATGCCCGTAAACATTTAAGAGTAAGTAGGCAACGAAAAGAGTACTGTAAGCGTGTTGCATACTCCGTCATCCAATCTAACGATTTGGTAGCCTATGAAGACTTGAATGTGAAAGGCTTGGTACGTAATCGTCATCTGGCTAAGTCAATTAGTGATGCTGGATGGTCAACTTTCCGGTCATGGTTAGAGTATTTTGGTCATAAGTACGGGAAGGTAACGGTTGCCGTTCCTCCTCACAACACAAGCCAGGATTGCTCAAATTGTGGTGAGGAAGTGAAAAAGTCTCTGTCCACTAGGACTCATGTATGCCCTCGTTGTGGATATGCAGAAGATAGGGATATCAACGCAGCTATCAACATTTTGAGAAAAGGACTCAGTACCGTGGGGCACACGGGAACTTACGCTTGGGGAGATTTGCCCTCTTGGGCGGTTGGCGCAAGCCTGCTGTCTAACGGCGAGTCAGGGAACCAAGAATCCCCGTCACGAAGAGTGCGGGGAGTGTCAAGTTAA
- a CDS encoding GIY-YIG nuclease family protein gives MTTETKTSLTELEYIPYIDADGQLPEGFQSQVGVYAIFDSDRVLQFVGYSRDVFLSLKQHLVRQPEKCQWLKVQTISRPSRTILESIKEAWTAENGSIPPGNAATTQWTEPIDAKLAMTVDEQISYEASDELTQIKLLKSIARRVEATVISNLESRGIRVAIRFNPKLKEKGILDLT, from the coding sequence ATGACTACAGAAACAAAGACTTCCTTAACAGAGCTAGAGTATATTCCATACATTGACGCAGACGGTCAACTGCCTGAAGGCTTTCAAAGTCAAGTCGGCGTTTATGCTATTTTTGATAGCGATCGCGTATTACAGTTTGTGGGGTATTCACGTGATGTGTTTCTCAGTCTCAAGCAACACTTGGTACGTCAGCCCGAAAAATGTCAGTGGCTGAAAGTGCAAACAATTAGTCGTCCTAGTCGAACAATTTTAGAATCAATTAAAGAAGCTTGGACAGCAGAAAATGGCTCAATTCCTCCAGGAAATGCTGCTACAACACAGTGGACTGAACCGATTGATGCCAAATTAGCAATGACTGTGGATGAGCAAATTAGTTATGAAGCAAGCGACGAACTGACACAAATCAAGTTACTAAAAAGTATCGCTCGTAGAGTCGAAGCAACAGTAATATCAAATTTAGAATCGCGTGGTATCCGAGTTGCAATTCGCTTTAATCCAAAACTCAAGGAAAAAGGCATTTTAGACTTAACTTGA
- a CDS encoding TetR/AcrR family transcriptional regulator: MISQTTKSSPGRPRSTEVNQAILQATLDLLAEVGYQGLSIEAIAARAGVGKTTIYRRYHAKEELIAEAIDRNRPQLVIPDTGSLWADLEEVHKQAAEIDLSPLGRQTIAMIISLASTIPQFAEIYWKKYVIPRRKAASVIFERAKARGELSPEVDADLICDLMTGLLFKSILFQPETEQIESYMRRALDFLLQGVTSNSL; encoded by the coding sequence ATGATCAGTCAAACAACAAAAAGCTCCCCAGGAAGACCCCGAAGTACCGAAGTTAATCAAGCAATTTTACAAGCAACGCTCGATTTGTTGGCAGAAGTAGGCTATCAAGGGTTGAGCATTGAAGCGATCGCAGCTCGTGCAGGCGTAGGAAAAACAACAATTTACCGTCGTTATCATGCCAAAGAAGAGTTGATTGCTGAAGCGATAGATCGCAATCGACCGCAACTAGTGATACCAGATACGGGAAGTTTGTGGGCAGATTTAGAAGAGGTACACAAACAAGCTGCCGAGATTGATCTTTCACCCCTAGGTCGCCAAACGATAGCAATGATTATTAGTCTTGCTTCAACAATTCCCCAGTTTGCGGAAATTTATTGGAAAAAATACGTCATACCCCGACGAAAAGCGGCATCTGTCATTTTTGAGCGGGCAAAAGCAAGAGGTGAATTATCTCCAGAGGTTGATGCTGACTTGATTTGTGATTTAATGACAGGCTTATTGTTTAAGTCGATCTTGTTTCAACCTGAAACTGAGCAAATCGAAAGCTATATGCGTCGTGCCTTAGATTTTCTCCTTCAAGGCGTAACCTCAAATTCATTGTAA
- a CDS encoding efflux RND transporter periplasmic adaptor subunit, with protein sequence MAQSNSDYPRVPEQTPDESPPRTKLTRSRSKRRNRWIAIISAVILLTGLGFGWRWWVSSRSGAEGSAAGQPQGIPVRLETLETTTVENATDFIGSLESQRAVTLRPEVTGRISRILVNPGDRVSVGTSLIQLRPDQQQANLASVQASVNSARAIRANAQSQIEALEAEHIAQQAEVELQEEEFQRISTLVNQGALPRQQLDSVVRDRRTAQANLNAINRRIQAARASLQETEAGLQQAQANAQRATAELQETTIAAPFGGIVGDIPVRLGDVVTSSDTLTTVTQNTALELRLSIPLERAPDLRQGQQVELTDTQGAVISTGKISFIAPRVDPNAQSILAKATFSNQEERLRDGQFVRARVIWSERPGILIPTTAITRLAGEPFVFVAETPPVGGDAPSAAQEGTPAPKLIAQQRPVELGSLQGNSYQVLSGVEPGEQVVVSGILNLMDGAPIIPDTAMTQPPGANVSHSSSREATQ encoded by the coding sequence ATGGCGCAATCTAATTCCGATTACCCAAGAGTACCTGAGCAGACTCCAGATGAGTCACCACCAAGGACAAAGCTGACTCGGTCGAGATCAAAACGCCGTAATCGCTGGATTGCAATTATTAGTGCAGTTATTTTGTTGACTGGCTTAGGGTTTGGTTGGCGGTGGTGGGTCAGTAGTCGCAGTGGTGCTGAAGGTTCTGCCGCAGGACAACCGCAGGGAATTCCTGTCAGGTTAGAAACTTTAGAGACGACTACAGTTGAAAACGCCACTGACTTTATTGGCTCATTAGAATCGCAAAGAGCCGTGACACTGCGTCCTGAAGTAACGGGACGAATCAGTCGCATTTTAGTCAATCCAGGCGATCGCGTTAGTGTGGGAACATCACTCATTCAACTGCGACCAGATCAGCAGCAAGCGAACCTAGCAAGTGTTCAAGCAAGTGTTAATTCGGCACGGGCAATTCGTGCCAACGCCCAGTCACAAATTGAAGCACTAGAAGCTGAGCATATTGCCCAACAGGCAGAAGTTGAGCTGCAAGAAGAAGAATTTCAGCGAATTTCGACACTAGTGAATCAAGGTGCATTGCCAAGACAGCAGTTAGATAGTGTTGTCCGCGATCGCCGCACTGCCCAAGCAAACCTCAACGCAATCAATCGCCGTATTCAAGCTGCCCGCGCTAGCCTGCAAGAAACTGAGGCAGGGCTACAACAGGCACAAGCAAATGCCCAACGAGCCACCGCCGAACTACAGGAAACAACGATCGCCGCCCCCTTTGGTGGGATTGTGGGTGATATTCCTGTTCGTCTGGGTGATGTTGTCACTAGCAGCGATACACTGACAACCGTTACCCAAAACACTGCGCTGGAACTGCGATTATCAATTCCTTTAGAACGCGCGCCAGACTTACGCCAGGGTCAACAAGTGGAATTAACAGACACTCAAGGTGCCGTCATCTCTACAGGAAAAATTAGCTTTATAGCACCGCGAGTAGACCCTAACGCGCAAAGCATTTTGGCAAAGGCAACTTTTAGTAACCAAGAAGAACGACTCCGCGACGGTCAATTTGTGCGTGCCCGTGTCATTTGGTCGGAACGACCAGGCATTTTGATTCCGACAACTGCGATTACTCGATTAGCCGGAGAACCTTTTGTCTTCGTTGCTGAAACCCCACCAGTAGGAGGTGACGCACCATCAGCTGCACAGGAAGGTACCCCCGCACCTAAACTGATCGCACAACAGCGCCCCGTAGAGCTTGGTTCTCTTCAGGGTAACAGTTACCAAGTTCTTTCCGGTGTAGAACCAGGAGAACAAGTTGTTGTCTCTGGAATTCTGAACCTTATGGATGGTGCGCCCATCATCCCAGATACCGCCATGACACAGCCTCCAGGAGCAAACGTATCACACTCAAGTAGCCGTGAAGCTACGCAGTAA
- a CDS encoding efflux RND transporter permease subunit codes for MFVELFIKRPVVSIVCAIIVVLIGAASIPNLPIAQYPEIAPPQVTVTANYIGASAEVVENTVTNILEQAVNGAEGVRYISSSSSNNGNSSINLTFEAGRNIDLAAVDVQNRVATVQPQLPESVQRTGVTVLKQSTGFLMAIGLYSDNGQYTNTFLSNYADLYIVDALRRIQGVSEVQVFGERRYAMRLWADPERLASRALTMQDVVNALNEQNIQVGAGQLGQPPIPNEQQYQLDLEARTQFNDPTEFEDLILRTDEDGTLVRFRDVGRVELGAQDYSTVLRFQGIEAIGLGISQLPGSNALEVTAAVKAELAQLAQRFPPGMEYQIAFDTTAFVQQSLTEVVTTLIQAIALVVLIIFIFLQDWRTTLIPALTIPASLIGTFIFVQIFGFSINTLTLFGLTLATGMVVDDAIIVVENISRLIQDKGMNPREAAIESMRELTSAVIATSLVLMAVFVPVAFFPGSTGALYRQFALTIAFSITVSTFLALTFTPSMSAKLLRQGQHPPRWLAWFFNRFNRFLDDSQRGYARSLRTLMRFKMIVLGVFVLALGLTAWMFTRVPSGFLPDEDQGYFITLVQAPEGVSLNYTSDVIGRIEQELQQIPEISASFAVAGFSFTGSSANNGIIFSNLKPWEERREPGQSVDAIIGQLFPRFAAITEARILPLNPPAIQGLGTFGGFSFQLQDRRGVNDLNSLVQAAGQIMGQANQTPGLQQVFTTFAASTPKLSIEIDRNTAKALQVSVDDILNTLQTAIASQYVNDFTLGQRNYRVYVQADQRFRSEPGDISRLYVRSAVGQMIPLSNLVSLTPETGAQTINHFNLFRSIEITGSAAPGFSSGDAIQAMEEVAANVLPPGLDYQWSGTSLEEIESGGQAPLIFGLGLVFVFLVLAAQYENFIDPLIIMLAVPLAILGALLAQSLRGLINDVYCQVGLVMLIGLASKNSILIVEFANQLRAEGLPLVKAATEAARERLRPILMTAISTLVGIFPLVIATGAGAGSRQSLGTAVFGGMLVATFLSLFIIPVLYVVVVSLEESVRSRFGSSRFDEVDG; via the coding sequence ATGTTTGTTGAACTGTTTATCAAACGCCCAGTTGTCTCAATTGTCTGTGCCATCATTGTTGTCTTGATAGGCGCGGCGAGTATTCCTAACTTACCAATTGCACAGTATCCAGAGATTGCACCGCCACAGGTGACAGTCACAGCTAACTACATAGGAGCGAGTGCCGAAGTCGTTGAAAACACGGTGACAAACATTTTAGAGCAGGCAGTTAATGGGGCAGAAGGCGTTCGCTATATTTCCTCATCGAGTAGTAACAACGGCAATAGCTCGATTAATCTCACGTTTGAAGCTGGACGCAACATTGATCTTGCTGCTGTAGACGTGCAAAACCGTGTCGCTACCGTTCAACCACAACTGCCAGAAAGTGTCCAGCGGACAGGAGTCACGGTGCTGAAGCAGTCAACGGGGTTTTTGATGGCGATCGGGCTTTACTCAGACAACGGTCAGTACACAAATACCTTCTTGAGTAATTACGCTGACCTCTATATTGTCGATGCCCTGAGACGAATTCAAGGCGTCAGTGAAGTGCAAGTTTTTGGAGAACGCCGTTATGCAATGCGGTTGTGGGCTGATCCTGAACGGCTAGCAAGTCGGGCGTTAACGATGCAGGATGTGGTAAATGCCCTGAATGAGCAAAATATCCAAGTAGGAGCAGGGCAACTCGGACAACCACCAATTCCCAACGAACAACAGTATCAGTTAGATTTAGAGGCACGCACGCAGTTCAACGATCCTACCGAGTTTGAGGATCTGATTTTAAGAACCGATGAAGATGGCACACTCGTACGGTTTCGCGATGTTGGTCGCGTTGAACTCGGCGCACAAGACTACAGCACCGTTTTGCGATTTCAGGGGATTGAAGCAATAGGACTGGGAATCTCTCAACTGCCTGGAAGTAATGCGCTCGAAGTCACCGCAGCGGTAAAAGCCGAATTGGCACAACTTGCACAGCGGTTTCCACCAGGTATGGAGTACCAAATTGCATTTGATACAACGGCATTTGTGCAACAATCGCTCACTGAAGTTGTCACTACATTGATTCAGGCGATCGCGCTTGTTGTTTTAATCATTTTCATCTTCTTGCAAGACTGGCGCACTACCCTCATTCCGGCGCTCACAATTCCAGCTTCGCTGATCGGTACATTTATATTTGTGCAAATTTTTGGGTTTTCGATCAATACTTTGACACTGTTCGGATTAACTCTTGCCACAGGGATGGTCGTCGATGACGCAATTATCGTTGTCGAAAATATTTCCCGCCTGATTCAAGATAAGGGAATGAACCCGCGAGAAGCGGCGATTGAGTCGATGCGCGAGTTAACGAGTGCTGTTATTGCAACTTCGCTCGTGTTGATGGCGGTATTTGTTCCGGTGGCATTTTTCCCTGGTTCAACGGGCGCACTGTATCGTCAATTTGCACTGACAATCGCGTTTTCAATCACCGTATCGACCTTTTTAGCGCTGACGTTTACACCTTCAATGTCGGCAAAGTTACTGCGGCAAGGGCAACACCCCCCACGTTGGTTAGCATGGTTTTTCAATCGCTTCAATCGTTTTTTGGATGATTCACAGCGTGGCTATGCGCGATCGCTGCGCACACTGATGCGGTTCAAAATGATCGTGCTGGGTGTCTTTGTCTTAGCTTTGGGCTTGACGGCTTGGATGTTTACTCGCGTCCCCTCAGGCTTTTTACCCGATGAAGATCAAGGCTACTTTATTACGCTCGTTCAAGCACCCGAAGGTGTTTCGCTCAACTACACGAGCGATGTGATTGGACGTATTGAACAAGAACTACAGCAAATTCCAGAAATTTCAGCTAGCTTCGCTGTTGCAGGATTTAGTTTCACGGGTAGTAGTGCTAACAACGGTATCATCTTCTCTAACCTCAAACCTTGGGAAGAACGCCGCGAACCAGGACAATCGGTAGATGCAATTATTGGTCAACTGTTTCCCCGATTTGCAGCCATTACCGAAGCGAGAATTCTGCCGCTCAATCCACCAGCAATTCAAGGATTAGGAACCTTTGGGGGATTCAGCTTTCAGTTGCAAGATCGCCGTGGTGTGAATGACCTCAATTCACTCGTGCAAGCCGCTGGACAAATTATGGGACAAGCCAACCAAACTCCTGGTTTGCAGCAAGTATTTACAACTTTCGCAGCAAGTACGCCTAAACTATCGATTGAGATTGACCGCAACACCGCCAAGGCACTTCAGGTTTCAGTCGATGACATTCTGAATACCCTACAAACTGCGATCGCTTCGCAATACGTCAATGACTTTACCTTGGGACAGCGCAACTATCGAGTTTACGTGCAAGCCGATCAGCGATTTCGTTCCGAACCAGGAGATATTAGTCGTCTGTATGTGCGATCGGCAGTGGGACAAATGATTCCGCTAAGTAATCTTGTCTCGCTTACGCCCGAAACCGGTGCTCAAACAATTAATCACTTTAATCTATTCCGTTCGATTGAAATTACTGGTTCAGCTGCACCTGGCTTTAGTTCAGGTGATGCGATTCAAGCGATGGAAGAGGTTGCAGCAAATGTCTTGCCGCCTGGATTAGACTATCAATGGTCAGGGACATCATTGGAAGAAATTGAATCTGGGGGACAAGCCCCGCTCATTTTTGGTTTAGGATTAGTCTTTGTCTTTTTAGTGTTGGCGGCGCAATACGAAAACTTTATCGACCCCTTGATTATCATGCTGGCAGTACCACTCGCGATCTTAGGGGCATTGCTTGCCCAGTCCCTGCGCGGGTTGATCAACGATGTGTATTGTCAGGTGGGGTTAGTGATGTTGATTGGTTTAGCTAGTAAAAACTCGATTCTCATCGTCGAGTTCGCAAACCAACTACGCGCCGAGGGATTGCCACTGGTGAAGGCTGCAACTGAAGCTGCGCGAGAACGCTTGCGTCCAATTTTGATGACGGCAATTTCCACCTTAGTCGGTATTTTTCCTTTGGTTATTGCCACGGGTGCAGGTGCAGGTAGCCGTCAGTCATTGGGAACTGCGGTTTTTGGCGGAATGTTAGTGGCAACGTTTTTGTCGTTGTTTATTATACCTGTGCTGTATGTTGTCGTCGTTTCACTCGAAGAAAGCGTGCGATCGCGCTTTGGTTCATCCAGGTTTGATGAAGTTGACGGTTAA
- the rppB gene encoding two-component system sensor histidine kinase RppB: MYQNKLFQRTRWQLAGWYTLVMGFILSVCGLGLYEAVDHAHQQTLDRELESVAGTLHDSIETTLQQPGKLNATAQQLLPPRTQHVLGVIHQGDYYIRLLNNSEQVIAVAGFHPEGLPLTSGRVTWQTLEDLQGNRYHQISLPLHTRNNLDWGYMQVGRSLKDIDDYLANVRLILLLGLPIAMVLVGGASWWLAGLAMQPIYQSYSQIQQFTADVAHELRTPLAALGATVESALGMPTLSEAEARDTLRTVERQNRRLTTLVTDLLLLARLERQHVLVHRKCCLNDIINDLVEELAAWAIASEVQLIAEIKVHQQLQIVGDEEQLYRLVSNLIDNAIQYTPAGGVITVRLDRSDRHAVIQVQDTGIGIAPQAQQRIFDRFYRVSSDRSRHTGGSGLGLAIARAIVQAHGGSLQVQSELGKGSTFAIYLPLNISSNINTVKR, encoded by the coding sequence ATGTATCAAAATAAACTATTTCAGCGTACTCGTTGGCAATTGGCAGGCTGGTACACGCTTGTTATGGGCTTTATCCTCAGTGTTTGTGGTTTGGGGTTATACGAGGCGGTCGATCATGCGCATCAGCAAACGCTTGATCGTGAACTTGAGTCGGTTGCAGGAACGCTACACGATAGTATTGAAACGACACTACAGCAGCCTGGAAAGTTAAATGCAACGGCACAGCAACTTCTACCACCAAGGACACAACACGTTCTCGGAGTGATTCATCAAGGTGACTACTACATTCGATTACTCAATAATTCAGAACAAGTTATTGCAGTAGCAGGGTTTCACCCCGAAGGATTACCGCTGACATCGGGTAGAGTAACTTGGCAAACGCTCGAAGATCTACAGGGAAATCGCTATCACCAAATTTCGTTACCGTTACATACCCGAAATAATCTTGATTGGGGATATATGCAGGTAGGGCGGAGTCTGAAGGATATTGATGATTATCTAGCAAATGTCAGATTAATTTTATTGTTGGGGTTGCCGATCGCAATGGTCTTAGTTGGTGGTGCAAGTTGGTGGTTAGCTGGATTAGCCATGCAACCAATTTACCAATCTTATAGTCAGATTCAACAGTTTACCGCAGATGTTGCGCATGAATTGCGAACGCCCTTAGCTGCGCTGGGAGCAACCGTAGAATCAGCACTGGGAATGCCTACTTTATCTGAAGCAGAGGCACGGGATACTTTACGTACTGTCGAGCGTCAGAATCGGCGGTTAACAACTCTAGTGACCGATTTGCTTTTACTGGCTCGGTTGGAAAGACAGCACGTATTAGTCCACCGCAAATGCTGTCTCAATGATATTATCAACGATTTAGTCGAGGAATTAGCCGCTTGGGCGATCGCCTCTGAGGTACAGCTAATTGCTGAGATAAAAGTGCATCAGCAGTTGCAGATTGTCGGTGATGAAGAACAACTGTATCGCTTGGTGTCTAACTTGATTGATAATGCAATTCAATATACACCTGCAGGTGGCGTGATAACTGTGCGTTTAGACCGTAGCGATCGCCATGCTGTTATTCAAGTGCAAGATACAGGGATTGGCATTGCCCCACAAGCACAACAACGGATTTTTGATCGCTTCTATCGCGTTAGTAGCGATCGCTCGCGTCATACAGGTGGCTCTGGATTAGGACTTGCGATCGCACGGGCAATTGTGCAAGCACACGGAGGTAGCTTACAGGTACAAAGTGAGTTAGGTAAAGGTAGCACGTTCGCGATCTATTTGCCTCTGAACATATCTTCAAATATCAACACTGTAAAGCGATAG
- the rppA gene encoding two-component system response regulator RppA — protein MRVLLVEDEPDLGRAIKRTLNREKYIVDLVLDGAEAWHYLETDWTQYTLAIFDWLLPGISGIELCQRLRQQHNSLPVLILTAKDRMEDKVTGLDAGADDYLVKPFGMAELLARLRALQRRVPQIQPQQLQVGNLTLDYKTHTVCARNVGTQQVIVLTAKEFQLLEYFLQHPNQIVTSDQIRNQLWEVNAESVSNVVAAQIRLLRRKLAQTGSDRSIETVHGIGYRFNSTYVSK, from the coding sequence GTGCGAGTGTTGCTTGTTGAAGATGAGCCGGATCTGGGAAGGGCGATTAAGCGCACCTTGAATCGAGAAAAGTACATCGTTGACTTGGTTTTAGATGGTGCTGAGGCGTGGCACTATTTAGAGACTGATTGGACGCAATATACGCTAGCGATTTTTGACTGGTTGCTGCCAGGAATATCAGGTATTGAACTATGCCAGCGGCTACGGCAGCAACATAATTCTCTGCCAGTGTTGATACTGACAGCTAAAGACCGGATGGAGGATAAAGTCACGGGATTAGATGCTGGTGCTGATGACTATTTGGTTAAGCCATTTGGCATGGCAGAATTACTGGCACGATTGCGCGCATTGCAACGGAGAGTACCTCAGATTCAACCGCAACAACTGCAAGTTGGCAATCTTACTTTAGACTATAAAACTCATACAGTTTGTGCGCGAAATGTCGGAACGCAGCAAGTGATTGTGCTCACTGCAAAAGAGTTTCAGTTGTTGGAGTACTTCTTGCAGCATCCAAATCAGATTGTAACCAGTGACCAAATTCGGAATCAACTGTGGGAAGTCAATGCCGAATCTGTGAGTAACGTGGTGGCGGCGCAAATTCGACTATTGCGACGTAAGCTAGCCCAAACAGGTAGCGATCGCTCGATTGAGACTGTACATGGTATCGGATACCGTTTCAATTCGACCTATGTATCAAAATAA